In Brassica napus cultivar Da-Ae chromosome C2, Da-Ae, whole genome shotgun sequence, the sequence CAGTGGCGGAGCCAGAAAGTTTTTGTACCGGggtcaaatttttttatctccaaatacataatttataaccacgaaaaaactataaatatactatatgatcattcatatcttaAAACTTGTTTACCATAATTATTTactacaatttaaaataattttgataaaacaaatcataaaagTTTTAGAAATTCATTACTGATGCgatattgtaatattattttttgatgatTTTCATTGACTGATATTTTTTTGCCGATTCAGAAACTGATCCATTAGTTAACTGATAAATTTACATAATCATTGAATCATAATCATTTTTAGTTTGCTAAAATAAAGAAGAGAgtgtataacaaaaaaaatagaaaacttatttaaaaattattcgatcaaaaaaaattatctaaaaattgtttggaaaacATGAGAGTTCTTCCTCTTTGCGTTGTCCAGAAAAGAAGTACAAATCCCTTTTTTTCAAATTCGCTCATTATTGGACCCAATACAATTTGGGAGTTATTGAAATATGTAACTAACACTTATTATAAAAACGTGTTTATTGAAATCTAagctaaaattaatataaatcaaatgtttaacaaataaaataaacatattatttatataattttaaattatcttcaatctttaatgttttgtgattatatttgtgaaattatatttttagtggggtcaaatttttatttttaatggggTCAAtacaaattttcttaaataaaaaaaatattttttaaaaaagtagtggggtcagctgaccccacaCCTCCTTCATTGCCTCCGCCCCTGATTATCCATCACCAGTGTTTTAAACTAATCATCAATGGAATTATATAACATAGATCAACAGATAGAGAGCAAACCTCTTTCAAACGATCATAGAATGCACTATACACGTTGATCCCTGTTGCAGTGTGGCCACCAAGCGCCGCAATCTCATCTTCCCTAGCCCCATCCTTATCTTCATAGGTCTCAACCTTGACATAGCCCAACAAAGAATCACACGTCAGCATTAATCCCAAGGCAATCTATCTACTGATGAGTAGTTAGTTAATCATCTAATCAATGCTTGGTTTGGTTAAATCCATAGTTCAATGTTCACTTAACCGGGAACCACTTCACTATATAAGAAATCAATACGAAGCTATAAAAGGATCCAAATCATTTTGAGATAAACTATACAAGGAAAGCGCATTTTCTAATTCGATAGAAGATACTAGAAGGAGGAGGAGCGTAAACGTACGAGCTTCTCGGTGGTGCGCATGATAGACTGAATCATGTTGCGGACACGGTGGCCCTGTACCAATCTGTCCTTGCTCGACGACGGCTCAGTCTGCAGATCTTGCACAACGATTCGCTCCAGTCTTTCAATCTCCTCATGATTGGAGCGAGTTTGCTCGAGGAGTGTCGACGacatcttctctcttcttcttcctgagACTTGAATCGAACCGAAACCCTAAATCCCCAGTACGAGTGTGTAGACAAGACCGAtggatattttcagactgaatCAATCATATTGCGTTTTGTCTCTTGGGCTTGTTCAGATGGATTAATGGGCCTGATATAGGCCCAAATTGCCCGATTCATAAGTTCCCAcatgcttcttcttcgtttcttCAGACTGAATCATATTGCGTTTTGTCTCTTGGGCTTGTTCAGATGGTTTAATGGGCCTAGAAATTTAATCGTTTGAAGTATGGGCTTATATAGGCCCAAAATGCCCGATTCATAAGTTTCCACACATGCTTCTTCTCTCCTCGCGGCATCATTTCAATGGCGGCGCTCGCAAGGATCGGTGGCCGGTACTTAAAATCCGTCGGCGTAACTAACGCTTCCTCCTCATGTTTCCTCACTCAACGCCGTGGAGTTGCCACTAAACTCTTCGTTGGCGGTATTTCTTATTCTGGCccttttaatttataaaaaccaaATATCAGGAGAGATATTGATTCGTGACATACAAAATGATGTTATTAGAATctctaataaataataattaatgctTAGTTCACAAACaattcatgtttatttttttttctcctgcAGGATTATCGTTTTACACTACCGAGCAGGGATTGTCAGAGGCATTTTCCCAATGTGGTCAAGTTGTTGAAGGTACAATATGCATCATTTGTTACAATACACTGGACAATTAACACTGGTCGGAGTTTTTGAAGTGTTTTCGGTTGTTTCTTGGCAGCTCAAATAGTGATGGATAGAGTCTCTGATAGATCCAAAGGGTTCGGTTTTGTGACGTTTGCTTCTGATGACGATGCGAGGAAGGCTTTGATGGAGTTTAATGGACAGGTATATTGTCTTTGATGTTTTTCACTTTGTTTAACTATTGGTAacaaaacattttgttttcagcaATTAAACGGTCGTGTAATATTTGTGGACTACGCTAAGGCGAAGCAAACTTTtggtggcggtggtggtggcttACCAATAGCAAGAGGGCCGCCTAGGCCAGGGGAAGCAGCTGCAACAACATCTGAGCCATTTAACATCGAGTAACCGAATCGAGCAACTGTTGTTTGTAAGAGACATGAGCAAAGCTTTGGGACACTTGCTCTTGTTTCATTTCATGATCTCTGAATCTTTTGTTAAAGCAGAAGTAGTTATCACTACAAAACTTTCAACTCTTAAATGGATCTTATACTCGTAGGATGTGTATATATCGCTTTTTATTACAGATGATGATCAATAATGTTTCCAGACCGGTATGATCTGTTTCAGTTTCAGTTTCAGTTTCAGAACTTCTATACTGATGTGTTGATGGTTGCTTTGTACAAAATCATGTCTATATGAATCTCTCCATCGTTACATTTACAACTATCATTGGCAGTATGTCTGAGTTTATGAACTAAACTAGCCTATGCTTGGTAATGCCTTCTCTTTGTACTTGCTTTTGATCCATCTCTTGATCCTGAAGGTTGAACCTGTTAAGATAGCTTGAGAAGGTGAAGCAAATGCAAAATGAAACAGAATCATGACTAGATCAAGATCCAGAATCAGTTTTTTATACCTCACTTTGTTCTATAATTCATTGACAAGAGCTGCGCATAGAGAATCTCATTCCACGTGTCAGGTACCCCTGGTAAGCACCAGTGGCTGCAGTCTTGAGGAGCATCAACAGGAGTACCACCCTCTCTATACCGAGAAGGATGGCCGTCTTTCCTAAACTCTGTCAGATATGTAATGTTGAGAAACTTAACCTTACTGTGTTGATACTTCATCTCTTCAATTGCTTCATAGATATATCGATTGTGAGCTGCATCAGGTTCCATTCTCCGTTTATCAGTCTCAGGACCAGTCTCTGCATCACACAGACCTCCCAGGTTCCATGTCCCGTTTCTGTAGTGCACTGGAGAGTAGCTTCTGAAGAAGACATAACTCTTGTCAGGATCAAGTCTTTGTAACACCCATGACTTCCATGTCCTCAGAGACTTCCCAAACGCCTCCATTGCTCCCATTGTCTTGTTCACTTTCCTTCCCTCTTCAAAGTATGTTCCTCTGCAAAGAAAACAGAACCACAGTTTAAGGAAGAGAATGTCAGAAGCTGAGGGGGGACTCTCTCTTACGCTAACACGGTCTTCTCCTCGTTCCACCAGTGCCCTGAGTTGAAGACAAGAACATCTGAGTCAACCCATCTTTTTGATTGCCAGTTAAACTCGTCGACTCTCACTGTGGTTTTGATCTCTTGCGGTGAGTGTTCAGGTGGCCGGCCAATGACGACAAGGAACGGTGTTCTGTGGTACTCAACTGTGAGGTTTTGCTGAGGGAACCGCATGGAGAGAAAACCTTTGTGTTTGGTTATGGGGCTCCCATACACTTCGTAGATCTCTGACTTGTTAGGTACTGCTTGTGAGAGCATGCACATGAGTGATTCCCATTGGTTTCTTCCAATGGAATCTCCCACGAACACTATCCTCCCGTTCCTACTTCTCTCCAGAAAATCACTTGCGTTAAACCTAATCATTCAACAgccaaaccaagaagaaaaaaaaaaacattaagttGGTCACAGTTAGTACTAAAACATTTAGGTTTATACGAGAAACAAAGCTTTCTTGTGTCAGAAGAAAGTGAATAGAAGCCTAATATATAGTTGCAACCCTAAATAAAGCCTTTAGATGCAAGCAAGAACACACATTTTAACTTTAGGTATAAAAGAGCAAAGCTTTCTTGTATCAGAAGAAAGTGAACAGAAGCCTAATATCAAGTTGTAACCCTAAATAAAGCCTTCAGGTGCAAGCAAAAACACACACTTTCACTTTAGGTTACAATAGGAAGCTTTCTTGTGTCGGAAGAAAGTGAATATAAGCCTAATATCTAGTTGTAACCCTATGTGcaagcaataaagacattacTTTAGTTATACGAGAGTAAAGCTTTCTTGTGTCACAAGAATGTGAATAGAATCCTaaactatgtttcttgcttgCAGCTAAAACTTAATATCTCTAGTTGTAACCCTTAAaacatttatctattttattccAAGGAATCAATACATAACTTTAGGTGCAAGCAAGAAAACACATATTCACTTTTATGAAAAATTTGATGTGGCAACATGCTTACCGTGGGAGATCGCAGCCGTGTGGTTGCCATCGCCAGTTTAGATAATCAGAATCTTTTCTTCCGTTCTTGCGACAACGAAAACCTGAATCAAGAAAGCGACACTCTTCTCCGTATatcaatgatgatgatgatgttctaCGAACCCATCTTCCTTTGGAGTAATCACAATCCTTTGTTGAGTTTTGCGATGAGGGCGACAACAATCCGAAACGGAGAAGAGGCTccaaggaggaggaggagccgaCAAGGTTGAAGATGACGAGGGTCGAGAATATGAGGAGGCTAAGTGAAAAGAGGCTGACGAAGAAATGTTTCTTGATGTTGAAAACGTATGGAACTGAGCAGAGAGAGaagagttgttgttgttgatgatccatgatctcttctttctctctttgaaCAAGTCTTCTCTTTCACGTAAGCGAGAGACGTCAAACTATTATACAAATGTTTATACGACtgttatccttttttttttagatataaaaGGAATAGAATAAACTATGAGTATGCGTCGGTTACATCGTGATGGAAGCTTCCTTGGCCCCACGTTCGTCATTACATCTCCCGGATTGTGATTAGCGCGACGACGTTGGAACTAATCTTATGTAATAAAGATTATACCATTAGATAgtaattaatgtcttttttatGAAGGTTCTTTTAAGTTGACCTGCGTAAAAGGATTTTCCAAGAGCTTTTGGTATAAGTAAATTACTATAATGCAAATAATCTTGTAGTCTAGCTAGTCTCATTTTGATAGTGGTCTTTGGCAAATTGGCATCAATGTTGCTTACTTGCTTGAATAGCATTCCTCAATATTTTGTGTGTAGATGTGTTGGCTAATGGCTATCGATGTCCTTTTCAGTTTTGTGAGATCGTTTTGTTTGTTAAACGTGTTGAAAAACATGTCATCAAGCTGCTACACCCTTTTGTTCTAAGCGTGTGTATATGTATTCATTATTACATTTCATTGTAGAATCATAATCGGCTACAAATCTACTAGTAGTTTGGTAATCATTCATTTGGTAGAGACAATGATTTGCAGAGCATTTACCTTATTTAAAACTAGTGGTCGCTGAAGTCTAGTACCTAACTCCTGCAAGGCCAAAATATCACAATCAAATATAGAATTTAtcaatattgattaaaaatatgttCTGCCTGGCATAGTTGtggaataaaataaaaccaatcTCCAttcattattttgaaaaaaaaatcaaacatataaaGATATCAAATAGGATTTActgttagtccaccaatttatggaatattttgaaattttagtaaagtaattgacaaaaaattaaaacgatgtctatgtaccatgaaatagcatttaatataaattaatacaaatacaaaatgtgtttagaaatttcaaaacgacactaaagatcataggctctatatatagagcatttaccgaaaaatataatattttcgtagggattagttaacacatagattttgagaaaaaaattaaaaatgtgaaaatattgttttaatacatagttgcatctttcactaacatatgatgaagctcaaagaagtttggaaattttgttgtctccgtttctctacaaaatagctattttataatggttagtccaccaaattagggagtattatgaaattttactaaattaattgacaaaaaaataaaacgatgtctatgtaccatgaaagagagtttaatatacaaatgtaaaatgtttttcaaaatttaaaacaatactaaatatcataggcttcagccttcagtatatagaggATTTACCGAAaagttcaatattttcgtatgggttaacacatatattttgagaaaaaatcaaaaatataaaaatactgttttaattcatagttgaatccttcactaacatatgatgaaggtcaaagaggtttgaaacttttgatgtctctgtttctctagaaaatagcgattttatagtggttagttcaccaatttagagattatcatgaaattttattaaattaattgacaaaaaaataaaacgatgtccacatatcatgaaagagaatttaatatacattaatacaaacgtagaatgtgttaagaaattttaaaacgacacaaaagatcataggctCGATATATacagcatttactgaaaaatttaatattttcgtaggggttaacacatatattttgagaaaaattcaaaaatatagaaataatgttttaatgtatagttgcatctttcactaacatatgatgaaggttaaagagttttggaacttttgttgtctccgtttctttagaaatagcgattttatagtggttagtccaccaatttttgaagtattatgaagttttactaaattaattgagaacaaattaaaatgatgcacatgtaccattaaagagagtttaatatacattaatataaatgtctaatgtgtttagaaattttaaaacaacactaaagatcatatgctagCTTCAGTATAttgaacatttaccgaaaaattatatattttcgtaggggttaacacatatattttgagaaaaattcaaaaataattaaattttgttttaatgcatagcttaatcattcactaacatatgatgaagttgaaagaggtttgaaacttttgttatctccatttctctagaaaatagcaattttatagtggttagtctaccaattaatgaagtattatgaatttttactaaattaattaattgagaaaaagttaaaaagatgtccatgtaccatgaaagagagtttaatatacattaatacaaatttaggatgtgtttagaaattttaaaacaacactaaagatcataggcttctgtatatagagcatttaccgaaaatttaatattttcgtaggggttaacacatagattttgagaaaaaatcaaaaatgtgaaaatattgtgttaatgcatagttgcatctttcactaacatatgatgaaggtcaaagaggtttgaaacttttgttgtctccgtttctctataaaatagtgattttatagtggttaatccactaaaatttttgaagtattatgaagttttactaaattaattgataaaaaattaaaacgatgtccatgtactatgaaatagagtttaatatacattttttcttaCCCTAGCATATGATTCATTTTCTTCCTATTAAAACTTATGTGAAAATATGCTTGATGAGTCTTGGAGTTAGCTATCAATTTAGGTTTGAGATATGGATGGCTAGAATTAAGTGCCAACTAATATGATGCACTGGGAGATATTGATCTTACTAGATATTCATTAAGACAGAAGATGGCGCATGCATTGTAAGTTATTATCTGGGCCAGACTTATTAAAATGAATTTTCCATATGGATTTCATTGCTATTTGATCAGCTACATGTCTCAGTTTTATTGAGTGTTTTGCTTGCTGGCTCGGCCTTTTTACCTAACAGATTTCAATATATTTGGGCAGGAGAGCATTTGTTATTTTTTCCTCAGAGTTAACATTATATGAGGTAGTTGAGAACTTtggtgtttgtgtgtgtgtgtgtgcagaGTGAAgttatttctttctctctagCAATCCATAGGCTTCAGATGTTAATCCAGATTCTTTATCAGTCTAATACCAAAGCCCATTTTCTAAACACTTCACTTGAAAATTTTGTACTTTAAAGGAGAAATCAAAGAAGAGTGGTCCTTATAGAGGTACTGCATcaagtatgtatatatatggcATGACATTGAGATGAATGCTATTGGAATTGGGATGTAATTCTACTAAATATGTACTCTCTCCCCCTTGGGTTTCTTTTATCATTACACTTAAAGTGTGGGACTAGTGGGTGAACCCAATGACTTGGACATTAATGGTAAATCCAGACTCTGCAAAAATAGGAACACACGCCAAATAAAAAAGAGCTCATGAAATTTTAGTTACTGAGTAATTTGTGCCCAAAAACATACTACTTTCTGTGTACAAGTACTCGAAATAACTACAAATTACAGTTAGTTATCTAAAATAGCATCCCAAATTAATTGCAACTTAATGATGTTTAGCATATCACACTCTCATGAATATATGTTAATTAACTACTTCCGCTGCATAAAAATGCATGTCTTAGAAAACAAATtgtttcaataaatttattttttatatttttaatgcatttttattaacaaattatgtttaattgtattttttttaaaactgaattttatattagtttggagttaagaaaaatagatgatcacagaaaattatatatttaatattgaaattttgatatgttttattaatatgtgtaaaaaactaaaatatgtatcattttaaaactgaaagagtatatattataatcggAACTGAAGTGcatcaaaaataacatttaaaaagaaaaaacattttaacAGAGTTGGTAGCTCCTCAAAATGTTATTTAAAGAAATGTAAATTACTATCTCAACTTCGTCACATCTttttgacttttaattatttaagtgtTTTACACCACATGAAATAGATCCGTTGTTATCGTTTCTATCTTTATGATCCTCGCTGACCCTTTTTCCACGCATCGTTATTTATGTGCTTCCATATGCATGAATTGTCATGATATGGTTTTCAACTtcattatgtatatttattaacaTCTTGCGTTTCGTTAGACATTGAagatatcttttatttttaaggccGTATCTTGAGGAAATGTATAAACGTAAAACTCGAAAAAATCATTGCTATATTAGAATACATTTATAGAACCATATCATGTGCCATGCAAATGAATAGAATTCAACTAAGCCACTCTAGTTTTAGTTATGGACTTATGTTTTGTTACAGTCAAATCAGAGTTCGGTTCGGATTAGAACTACCATACCTGTAATTTGATTTGGTTAGATCACGTTGGTTTctttaacaaattaaatatatcacGTTGTTTTTACTTCTTGTGTGACACGAGAAAATAAGTAATAACTTAATAACCAAACTAAATACAAAATGTAATAACTATGTAGCCAAACTCTAAAGTCAGCGTTAGTAATtctttatcaagaaaataaaagagagtTAGCATTACTGTTTATAAATGTGCCCACGTCGTTAACACTTAACACGAATGCTATTAATTCTGCAAGTCaactaaacaattttttatatccAAATTTTAATGAACGAGATCTCATTAAGTGAATAGATATGGacgatcactacaagaaaagaaaacagcTAGTTTCCTACGGACAATTTCATCGGAAATCCGTTGGAATAAACTATTTCCGACGAAAACAGTCGTCGATTATATCTCgtcgaaaataaaaaatttgtcaGAATTTCGTCGCAATTTTTCACGAATTTCCGAAGAAATCCGACGGATATATTTCTgacaaaattccgacgaacagaattccgacgaaattctaACGGACAGATTTTCGACGAAATTACGAAGAAGagttttccgacgaaattccaaCGAACTTATTTCTCacaaaattccgacggaaatttttataataaatatttttaattcattaaatatatataaaatttaaaaatataaaaactttttgtaatataattattttttaaaaatcatttaaaataaatattttaattctttatatatgcataactaaaattagaaaaacatttttgtagtataatttttttaaatcctttataataaatgtttttataaatttttaaaaacataaaacggtttatacattgaaaatattttaaaacaaagagaaaacgtttttttttttaattttaaaaaacttttgtaATTGAAACCTTTTTCTAATAACTGAAAAACGTTTTAACTAAAtctaaaaaaacacaaaaacattttatagattgaaaaggtttttaaaaaggtgaaaaaggttttcataaattttagaaatcagaaaatgttttataaattataacaaacttaaaaaaaaattatatcaacttaaaatgttttattaaaagctTAAAacgttatataaaattat encodes:
- the LOC106422621 gene encoding small RNA-binding protein 11, chloroplastic; protein product: MAALARIGGRYLKSVGVTNASSSCFLTQRRGVATKLFVGGLSFYTTEQGLSEAFSQCGQVVEAQIVMDRVSDRSKGFGFVTFASDDDARKALMEFNGQQLNGRVIFVDYAKAKQTFGGGGGGLPIARGPPRPGEAAATTSEPFNIE
- the LOC125581370 gene encoding protein trichome birefringence-like 9 yields the protein MDHQQQQLFSLCSVPYVFNIKKHFFVSLFSLSLLIFSTLVIFNLVGSSSSLEPLLRFGLLSPSSQNSTKDCDYSKGRWVRRTSSSSLIYGEECRFLDSGFRCRKNGRKDSDYLNWRWQPHGCDLPRFNASDFLERSRNGRIVFVGDSIGRNQWESLMCMLSQAVPNKSEIYEVYGSPITKHKGFLSMRFPQQNLTVEYHRTPFLVVIGRPPEHSPQEIKTTVRVDEFNWQSKRWVDSDVLVFNSGHWWNEEKTVLAGTYFEEGRKVNKTMGAMEAFGKSLRTWKSWVLQRLDPDKSYVFFRSYSPVHYRNGTWNLGGLCDAETGPETDKRRMEPDAAHNRYIYEAIEEMKYQHSKVKFLNITYLTEFRKDGHPSRYREGGTPVDAPQDCSHWCLPGVPDTWNEILYAQLLSMNYRTK